One genomic window of Arachis stenosperma cultivar V10309 chromosome 10, arast.V10309.gnm1.PFL2, whole genome shotgun sequence includes the following:
- the LOC130956627 gene encoding uncharacterized protein LOC130956627 yields the protein MADFLVEVTGDPGEDMGTRWKLHVDGASNQTFGGAGIILESPNGVVYEQSVRFEFPISNNQAEYEALIGGLTLATEVGAKRLEVCSDSQVVTSQVNGSYQAKDPLLQNTKPGEGNRSLIQGMTREPAIALHITTLSPSWLDPITNYLEHGQVPGDEKDAVKLRREAAKYAVIQGQLFRKGLSQPLLKCLHPDQTDYVLREVHEGCCGHHIGGKALARKLIRAGYYWPSMMADSKEFVKKCIKCQQNANFAKAPANELSLLTTSRPFAQWGIDLLGPFPVGPGQVITRFGIPEVVISDNGTQFADKKFTEFLNGLGIRQRFSSVEHPRTNGQVESANKVILSGLKKRLDNKKGAWADELASVLWSY from the exons ATGGCGGATTTTTTGGTTGAAGTAACAGGAGACCCAGGCGAAGACATGggtacacggtggaagctccatgtggacggagcctccaaccagacctTCGGAGGAGCCGGGATCATCCTAGAAAGTCCAAACGGGGTCGTATACGAACAATCGGTCAGATTCGAGTTCCCcatctcgaacaaccaagcagaatacgaagccctcataGGAGGCTTGACCCTAGCAACAGAGGTCGGCGCAAAAAGGCTGGAAGTATGCAGCGATTCCCAAGTCGTCACTTCCCAAGTAAACGGCAGCTATCAAGCCAAGGACCCCTTGTTgcagaa cacgaAGCCAGGGGAGGGAAAccggtctctcatccaaggcatgACAAGGGAACCTGCAATTGCACTACACATAACAACCCTAAGTCCTtcatggctagaccccatcaccaACTACCTAGAACACGGCCAAGTCCCTGGTGACGAAAAGGATGCGGTGAAATTAAGGAGAGAAGCGGCCAAATACGCCGTCATCCAAGGACAGCTGTTCAGAAAAGGGCTCAGCCAGCCCCTACTGAAGTGCCTACACCCCGACCAAACGGACtacgtcctcagggaagtccaCGAGGGCTGCTGTGGGCACCACATTGGAGGAAAAGCCCTAGCAAGGAAGTTGATCCGAGCTGGGTACTACTGGCCGTCGATGATGGCAGATTCCAAAGAGTTTGTCAAAAAGTGCATAAAATGCCAacagaacgccaactttgccaAGGCACCGGCAAACGAGTTGAGCTTGCTGACGACTTCCCGGCCGTTCGCTCAGTGGGGAATCGACCTCTTAGGGCCCTTCCCTGTCGGCCCTGGGCAG gtgataacaCGGTTCGGGATACCAGAagtcgtcatctcggacaacggcACACAATTTgctgacaaaaagttcacagAATTTCTCAACGGCCTAGGTATAAGGCAAAGGTTCTCTTCGGTAGAACACCCTCGGACGAACGGACAAGTGGAGTCCGCCAACAAGGTTATCCTTTCAGGGCTAAAAAAGAGGTTGGACAACAAAaagggtgcttgggccgacgagctGGCATCGGTCCTCTGGTCTTACTGA